A portion of the Segatella copri DSM 18205 genome contains these proteins:
- a CDS encoding AAA family ATPase, producing MWRITQKRYQKCVKLHIFPTSRKDKDMFNRTIIHELEQWKERRDRKPLMMLGARQVGKTSVLKKFGKDSFEHCAYFSLDEEEGVNCSAWFECDSYGGEVGNKCYRAQFDRV from the coding sequence ATGTGGAGAATTACACAAAAGAGGTATCAAAAATGTGTAAAACTCCACATTTTTCCCACTTCAAGAAAAGATAAGGATATGTTTAACAGAACGATTATTCACGAATTGGAGCAATGGAAAGAGCGCAGAGACCGCAAGCCATTGATGATGCTGGGAGCTCGACAAGTAGGCAAGACATCGGTGCTGAAGAAATTTGGAAAAGACAGCTTTGAGCATTGTGCTTATTTCAGTCTTGATGAAGAAGAGGGTGTTAATTGTTCAGCGTGGTTTGAATGTGATTCCTATGGAGGTGAAGTCGGGAACAAGTGTTACCGGGCGCAGTTTGATAGAGTATAA
- a CDS encoding glutamine synthetase III family protein: protein MANLRFEVVAEAFKKRPVDVEAPKVRPSEYFAKYVFNRQKMYKYLPSDVYEKLIDVIDNGSRLDRSIADAVAAGMKLWAEENGVTHYTHWFQPLTEGTAEKHDAFVEHDGKGGMIEEFSGKLLVQQEPDASSFPNGGIRNTFEARGYSAWDPTSPVFIIDDTLCIPTIFISYTGEALDYKAPLLRSLHTLSEAATEVCHYFYPQVKKVQTNLGWEQEYFLVDESLYSARPDLMLTGRTLMGHDSAKNQQMDDHYFGTIPERVQAFMKDLEVQALELGIPCKTRHNEVAPNQFELAPIYEECNLAVDHNMLLMSLMKRVAHKHSFRVLLHEKPFAGVNGSGKHNNWSLCTDTGVLLHAAGKTPEDNLRFVVFIVETLMGVYKHNGLLKASIMSATNAHRLGANEAPPAIISSFLGKQLTDLLDHIEKADKDELFALAGKKGMELDIPEIPELMIDNTDRNRTSPFAFTGNRFEFRAVGSEANCASSLIVLNAAVAEALEDFKTRVDALIAKGEDQTSAIIDIVREDIKTCKPIRFDGNGYSDEWKEEAQKRGLDCEASCPVVFDRYLDKESIEMFAKTNVMSESELKARNEVKWETYTKKIQIEARVMGDLSMNHIIPVATHYQSRLAKNVEGMIHIFGGEEGKKLTARNVKIIREIAERTEAIERGVEALVDARKVANKIESEREKAVAYHDTVAPKMEEIRYQIDKLELLVADELWTLPKYRELLFIR, encoded by the coding sequence ATGGCTAATTTGAGATTTGAGGTTGTAGCCGAGGCTTTTAAGAAAAGACCTGTAGATGTAGAGGCTCCCAAGGTGCGTCCTTCGGAGTACTTCGCAAAGTATGTATTCAACCGCCAGAAGATGTACAAGTATCTGCCATCTGATGTGTACGAGAAACTCATCGATGTGATAGATAACGGCAGTCGTCTGGACCGTTCCATCGCTGATGCCGTGGCTGCCGGCATGAAGCTCTGGGCTGAGGAAAACGGGGTAACACATTATACTCACTGGTTCCAGCCATTGACAGAAGGTACTGCAGAGAAGCATGATGCCTTCGTAGAGCATGACGGAAAGGGTGGTATGATTGAGGAATTCTCTGGCAAATTGCTTGTCCAGCAGGAACCTGATGCCAGCTCATTCCCTAACGGCGGTATCCGCAATACCTTCGAGGCTCGTGGCTATTCTGCATGGGATCCTACATCGCCTGTGTTCATCATCGACGATACCCTCTGTATCCCAACCATCTTTATTTCTTATACCGGTGAGGCTTTGGACTACAAGGCTCCATTGCTCCGCTCGCTCCATACCCTGAGTGAGGCGGCTACCGAGGTGTGCCATTATTTCTATCCACAGGTAAAGAAGGTGCAGACCAATCTCGGTTGGGAGCAGGAGTACTTCCTGGTAGATGAGAGCCTTTACTCGGCGCGTCCTGACCTGATGCTTACGGGCCGTACCCTGATGGGACACGACTCTGCGAAGAACCAGCAGATGGACGACCATTATTTCGGAACCATCCCTGAGCGTGTGCAGGCTTTCATGAAGGATTTGGAAGTGCAGGCACTCGAACTCGGCATCCCTTGCAAGACCCGTCATAACGAGGTGGCACCAAACCAGTTTGAACTGGCACCTATCTATGAGGAGTGCAATCTTGCCGTAGACCATAATATGCTCCTGATGAGTTTGATGAAGCGTGTGGCTCATAAGCACAGTTTCCGTGTACTCCTTCACGAGAAGCCATTCGCCGGCGTCAACGGTTCGGGCAAGCACAACAACTGGAGTCTCTGCACCGATACAGGTGTACTGCTCCATGCAGCAGGCAAGACACCGGAGGACAATCTCCGCTTCGTAGTCTTCATCGTAGAGACCTTGATGGGTGTCTACAAGCACAACGGACTGCTGAAGGCATCTATCATGAGTGCTACCAATGCGCACCGTTTGGGAGCCAACGAGGCACCACCAGCCATCATCTCTTCATTCCTGGGCAAGCAGCTTACCGATCTGCTCGACCATATAGAGAAGGCAGATAAGGACGAACTCTTCGCCCTGGCTGGCAAGAAGGGTATGGAGCTGGATATCCCTGAGATTCCGGAGCTGATGATCGATAACACCGACCGCAACCGTACCTCTCCATTCGCCTTCACCGGAAACCGTTTCGAGTTCCGTGCTGTAGGTTCAGAGGCCAACTGTGCATCATCCCTCATCGTATTGAATGCTGCCGTAGCTGAGGCTCTTGAAGACTTCAAGACTCGTGTAGATGCCTTGATAGCAAAGGGTGAGGACCAGACATCGGCTATTATAGATATTGTACGCGAGGATATCAAGACCTGCAAGCCTATCCGCTTCGACGGCAACGGCTATTCAGATGAGTGGAAGGAAGAGGCTCAGAAGCGAGGTCTGGACTGCGAGGCATCCTGCCCGGTAGTCTTCGACCGTTATCTGGACAAGGAAAGCATCGAGATGTTTGCCAAGACCAACGTGATGAGCGAGAGCGAGTTGAAGGCGCGCAACGAGGTGAAGTGGGAGACCTATACCAAGAAGATTCAGATTGAGGCTCGTGTGATGGGCGACCTGAGCATGAACCATATCATCCCAGTGGCTACCCACTATCAGAGCCGTCTGGCAAAGAATGTAGAGGGTATGATTCACATCTTCGGTGGCGAGGAAGGCAAGAAACTGACAGCCCGCAACGTGAAGATTATCCGTGAGATAGCCGAGCGCACCGAGGCAATAGAGCGTGGTGTAGAGGCATTGGTAGATGCCCGCAAGGTAGCCAACAAGATAGAGAGTGAGCGCGAGAAGGCAGTAGCATATCACGACACGGTAGCTCCAAAGATGGAGGAAATCCGTTATCAGATAGACAAGCTCGAGCTTCTCGTAGCCGATGAGCTTTGGACATTGCCTAAGTATCGTGAGCTGCTGTTCATCAGATAA
- a CDS encoding transcriptional repressor yields the protein MMELRHAAIDEIIKCVQSKDNQITISTIYRILDSFCKANLLSLVFHPEVGKSYYDITVTEHHHIFEGESILDYMDEGLTELIRQYLKEKNFASVDISRIQVQITINNPKLNSKK from the coding sequence ATGATGGAATTGCGTCATGCTGCCATTGATGAAATAATCAAGTGTGTGCAATCCAAAGATAATCAGATAACCATCTCAACCATCTATCGCATTCTTGATTCGTTTTGCAAGGCTAATCTGTTATCACTTGTGTTCCATCCCGAAGTGGGGAAAAGCTATTATGACATTACCGTGACAGAGCATCACCACATATTCGAGGGAGAGAGCATCTTGGATTATATGGATGAAGGGCTTACGGAATTGATACGACAGTATTTGAAAGAAAAGAATTTTGCATCGGTTGACATTAGCCGAATACAGGTGCAGATAACGATAAATAACCCAAAGTTAAACTCTAAAAAGTAA
- the rpsB gene encoding 30S ribosomal protein S2, with protein MSRTNFDQLLQAGCHFGHLRRKWNPAMAPYIFMERNGIHIIDLNKTVAKIDEAAEALKTIAKTGRKILFVATKKQVKDVVAEKAASINMPYVNERWAGGMLTNFPTIRKAVKKMANIDRLLNDGTFSNLSKRELLQVSRQRAKLEKNLGSIADMARLPVALFVVDVMKEHIAVKEANRLGIPVFGIVDTNSDPKNVDYVIPANDDAKDSVDAILTAVCGAIAEALEERKAEKADDKAAAEQKDQPKKKAARKDEAE; from the coding sequence ATGTCAAGAACAAATTTTGACCAGTTACTTCAGGCAGGTTGCCACTTCGGACACCTCCGTCGCAAGTGGAATCCAGCAATGGCTCCTTACATCTTCATGGAGCGTAACGGTATTCATATTATCGACCTCAACAAGACTGTCGCTAAGATCGACGAGGCTGCTGAGGCTCTCAAGACAATTGCCAAGACAGGTAGAAAGATCCTGTTTGTCGCTACTAAAAAACAAGTTAAGGACGTAGTTGCTGAGAAGGCAGCTTCTATCAATATGCCATACGTAAACGAGCGTTGGGCTGGTGGTATGCTCACCAACTTCCCTACAATCCGTAAGGCAGTTAAGAAAATGGCAAACATCGATCGTCTGTTGAACGATGGTACATTCTCTAACCTCTCTAAGCGCGAGTTGCTTCAGGTAAGCCGCCAGCGTGCTAAGTTGGAGAAGAACCTCGGTTCTATCGCAGATATGGCCCGTCTCCCAGTAGCCCTCTTCGTTGTTGACGTAATGAAGGAGCATATCGCTGTTAAGGAGGCTAACCGTCTTGGTATTCCAGTGTTCGGTATCGTAGATACCAACTCTGATCCTAAGAATGTTGATTACGTTATTCCAGCTAACGACGATGCTAAGGATTCTGTAGATGCTATCCTTACTGCAGTTTGCGGTGCTATCGCTGAGGCTCTCGAGGAGCGCAAGGCTGAGAAGGCTGACGACAAGGCTGCTGCTGAGCAGAAGGACCAGCCTAAGAAGAAGGCTGCCCGCAAGGACGAGGCTGAGTAA
- the rpsI gene encoding 30S ribosomal protein S9 codes for MEVINAIGRRKSAVARVYLTEGTGKITINKKDIETYFPSAILRYVVKQPLQLLEAEGKYDIKANLDGGGFTGQSQALRLAIARALVKIDANDKKALKDAGFMTRDSRAVERKKPGQPKARRRFQFSKR; via the coding sequence ATGGAAGTAATTAATGCAATTGGTCGCCGTAAGAGCGCTGTAGCTCGTGTATACCTCACAGAGGGTACCGGTAAGATCACAATCAACAAGAAAGATATTGAGACATATTTCCCATCAGCAATCCTTCGCTATGTAGTAAAGCAGCCATTGCAGTTGCTCGAAGCTGAGGGTAAGTATGATATTAAGGCAAACCTCGACGGTGGTGGTTTCACCGGTCAGAGCCAGGCTCTCCGCCTCGCTATCGCTCGCGCGCTCGTTAAGATCGACGCTAACGATAAGAAGGCTTTGAAGGATGCAGGCTTCATGACACGTGACTCACGTGCTGTAGAGCGTAAGAAGCCAGGTCAGCCAAAGGCTCGTCGTCGCTTCCAGTTCAGCAAGCGTTAA
- a CDS encoding alpha-L-arabinofuranosidase C-terminal domain-containing protein produces the protein MRKAKFFAAALLAMSSLGAFAQHQFTVQANKPGAEIQPTMYGIFFEDINFGADGGLYAEMVENRSFEFPQRLMGWNTFGNVTLSDVKPAFDRNPHYVTLESAGAREKQTGLENRGFFGMGLKKDMKYDFTVYGRLHLIDGKQGKIRVELVNSKNDVIAKQVINITNNKWQKLTATLTSPQTDAKGLMRVYLEKGSESVDLDHISLFPEDNWNGLRADLVQDLADLKPGIFRFPGGCIVEGTDLDTRYEWKNSVGAPENRPLNENRWRDTFPHRLFPNYYQSLGLGFYEYFLLSEKIGAEPLPILSVGLACQYQNDDKDPNAHVAVKDLQSYIDDALDLIEFANGPVTSKWGKLRADMGHPAPFNLKQIGIGNEQWGPMYPERLKKFMEQIHAKYPKIKICGSSGPSADGKDFDYGWEQMRKLGVDMVDEHYYKSPEWFRSNASRYDKYDRKGPKVFAGEYAAHAENDPNSWEAALSEAAFMTGLERNADVVYQATYAPLFAHVEGWQWRPDLIWFDNLSSVRSANYYVQQLYGENKGTNVLKLTENGKAVAGENGLYATACFDKTTKSYIVKIANTSNEAKEINVTFNGIKKLNPGKVTVLHADDIQAENKIDNKNVVVPVVSDAQVQGNVLNVKMKPNSFVVYRF, from the coding sequence ATGAGAAAAGCAAAATTTTTCGCAGCAGCATTGCTGGCGATGTCTTCACTCGGAGCTTTCGCACAGCATCAGTTTACTGTTCAGGCTAACAAGCCTGGAGCAGAAATCCAGCCTACCATGTATGGTATCTTTTTCGAGGATATCAACTTCGGTGCCGATGGTGGACTCTATGCAGAGATGGTAGAGAACCGTTCCTTCGAATTCCCACAGCGCCTGATGGGATGGAATACATTCGGAAATGTAACCCTCAGCGACGTAAAACCTGCCTTCGACCGCAATCCTCATTATGTAACACTTGAGAGCGCAGGCGCACGTGAGAAGCAGACTGGTCTTGAGAACCGTGGCTTCTTCGGCATGGGCTTGAAGAAGGATATGAAGTACGATTTCACCGTATATGGCCGTCTTCATCTCATCGATGGCAAGCAGGGCAAGATTCGCGTAGAACTCGTCAATTCAAAGAATGATGTGATTGCCAAGCAGGTCATCAACATCACCAATAATAAATGGCAGAAGCTTACTGCTACCCTTACTTCTCCTCAGACCGATGCCAAGGGTTTGATGCGAGTATATCTGGAGAAGGGTTCTGAGAGCGTAGACCTCGACCATATCTCTCTCTTCCCTGAGGACAACTGGAATGGTCTCCGTGCCGACCTCGTACAGGATTTGGCTGACTTGAAGCCAGGCATCTTCCGTTTCCCTGGCGGATGTATCGTAGAGGGAACCGACCTCGATACCCGTTATGAGTGGAAGAACTCTGTGGGTGCTCCTGAGAACCGTCCTCTGAACGAGAACCGCTGGAGAGATACCTTCCCACATCGCCTTTTCCCTAACTACTATCAGTCATTGGGCTTGGGCTTCTATGAGTATTTCCTCCTTTCAGAGAAGATTGGTGCTGAGCCATTGCCTATTCTCTCTGTAGGTCTGGCTTGCCAGTATCAGAACGATGATAAGGATCCTAATGCACATGTAGCAGTCAAGGATCTCCAGAGCTATATCGACGATGCACTCGACCTCATCGAGTTTGCCAATGGTCCTGTCACCTCTAAGTGGGGTAAGCTCCGTGCCGATATGGGTCATCCAGCACCATTCAATCTGAAGCAGATTGGTATCGGTAACGAGCAGTGGGGTCCTATGTATCCTGAGCGTCTGAAGAAGTTCATGGAGCAGATTCATGCCAAGTATCCAAAGATCAAGATCTGCGGTTCATCTGGTCCATCTGCTGATGGAAAGGACTTCGACTACGGTTGGGAGCAGATGCGCAAGTTGGGCGTAGACATGGTGGATGAGCACTACTACAAGAGTCCAGAATGGTTCCGCAGCAATGCCAGCCGTTACGACAAGTACGACCGTAAGGGTCCTAAGGTCTTTGCCGGTGAGTATGCTGCTCATGCCGAGAATGATCCAAACTCTTGGGAGGCAGCCCTTTCTGAGGCAGCTTTCATGACCGGTTTGGAGCGTAATGCTGATGTGGTTTATCAGGCTACCTATGCACCTCTCTTCGCTCATGTAGAGGGATGGCAGTGGCGTCCGGACCTCATCTGGTTCGATAACCTCAGCTCTGTCCGTTCTGCCAACTACTATGTTCAGCAGCTCTACGGCGAGAACAAGGGTACCAATGTGTTGAAACTTACCGAGAACGGCAAGGCTGTAGCAGGCGAGAATGGTCTCTATGCCACCGCTTGTTTCGATAAGACAACCAAGAGCTACATCGTAAAGATTGCCAACACCTCTAACGAGGCAAAGGAAATCAACGTAACCTTTAATGGTATCAAGAAGTTGAACCCAGGTAAGGTAACCGTTCTCCATGCCGACGATATTCAGGCAGAAAACAAGATAGACAATAAAAATGTGGTTGTTCCTGTTGTATCAGATGCACAGGTTCAGGGCAATGTGTTGAACGTGAAGATGAAGCCAAACAGCTTTGTTGTATACCGTTTCTAA
- a CDS encoding 6-carboxytetrahydropterin synthase, whose product MRSITTFDLQYAHRFYGFQGEAQYLHGHTGTLTIEVEDTVEEGVNMVYPCNEIQKVAWSLLKNFDHALVLREDDPLLPAILDVYEKQGIKNGHPQNKMKGEAFKTELATAYPDARLVVTKETMTVEGMIKIVYDLLKDKLNIAKITFTSGVNAASAEFTTKNNIDRCPLCGVALNEDGVCPKCGYRKK is encoded by the coding sequence ATGAGAAGTATCACGACTTTCGATTTGCAGTATGCACATCGGTTCTATGGCTTCCAAGGCGAAGCCCAGTATCTTCACGGTCACACTGGCACATTGACCATTGAGGTGGAAGATACGGTTGAAGAAGGTGTAAACATGGTGTACCCTTGTAATGAAATCCAAAAGGTGGCATGGAGCCTGTTGAAGAATTTTGACCATGCCTTGGTGCTCCGCGAAGATGACCCTTTGCTTCCTGCTATTCTTGATGTGTATGAAAAGCAAGGCATCAAAAACGGCCATCCGCAAAACAAAATGAAAGGAGAGGCCTTCAAGACCGAATTGGCAACGGCTTACCCTGATGCCCGTCTGGTTGTTACCAAGGAAACCATGACAGTGGAAGGTATGATTAAGATTGTATATGACTTGTTGAAAGACAAACTGAACATCGCTAAAATCACTTTCACAAGCGGTGTGAATGCCGCTTCTGCCGAGTTTACCACAAAGAATAACATCGACCGCTGTCCTCTTTGCGGTGTCGCCCTCAATGAGGATGGAGTATGCCCAAAATGTGGTTATCGGAAAAAATAA
- the tsf gene encoding translation elongation factor Ts — MAVSIEDIKKLRAMTGAGLADVKKALTEAEGDFDKAKELLRERGLAIAAKRSDRETSNGCVLVKKVNDFAAIIALKCETDFVANGADFIKLTSDILDAAIAAKAHTLDEVKTLKVGDADAQAAVTQRSGITGEKMELDGYCVLEGDNIEVYDHMNKHTLCTMVQLNENNEEAGHKVAMQVAAMRPVALDESSVSEETKKTELEVAVAKTKEELVEKAVNAALKKAGINPAHVDSEEHIESNTKKGWLTPEQAEEARNIKKTVGEEKAATLNPTMIQNIANGRLAKFFKENCLVDQEFQFGDGDKQTVAQYLASQSKDLKIVAYQRFTLAAE; from the coding sequence ATGGCTGTTTCAATTGAAGATATCAAGAAACTTCGCGCTATGACTGGTGCTGGTCTTGCTGACGTTAAGAAGGCACTCACAGAGGCTGAAGGTGATTTCGATAAGGCAAAGGAGTTGCTCCGTGAGCGTGGTCTCGCTATCGCTGCTAAGCGTTCTGACCGTGAGACTTCTAACGGTTGCGTTCTCGTTAAGAAGGTTAACGATTTCGCTGCTATCATCGCTCTCAAGTGCGAGACTGACTTCGTAGCTAACGGTGCTGACTTCATCAAGTTGACATCTGACATCCTCGACGCTGCTATCGCTGCCAAGGCTCACACTCTCGATGAGGTGAAGACTTTGAAGGTTGGCGATGCTGATGCTCAGGCTGCTGTTACACAGCGCTCTGGTATCACTGGCGAGAAGATGGAGCTCGACGGCTACTGTGTTCTCGAGGGTGACAACATCGAGGTTTACGATCACATGAACAAGCACACTTTGTGTACTATGGTTCAGCTCAACGAGAACAACGAGGAGGCTGGTCACAAGGTAGCTATGCAGGTTGCTGCTATGCGCCCTGTAGCTCTCGACGAGTCTTCAGTTTCTGAGGAGACTAAGAAGACTGAGCTCGAGGTTGCTGTTGCCAAGACTAAGGAAGAGCTCGTAGAGAAGGCTGTTAACGCTGCTTTGAAGAAGGCTGGCATCAACCCAGCTCACGTTGACTCTGAGGAGCACATCGAGAGCAACACCAAGAAGGGTTGGTTGACACCTGAGCAGGCTGAAGAGGCTCGCAACATCAAGAAGACTGTTGGTGAGGAGAAGGCTGCTACTTTGAACCCTACTATGATCCAGAACATTGCTAATGGTCGTCTGGCTAAGTTCTTCAAGGAGAACTGCCTCGTTGACCAGGAGTTCCAGTTCGGTGACGGTGACAAGCAGACTGTTGCTCAGTACCTCGCTTCTCAGAGCAAGGATCTCAAGATCGTTGCTTACCAGCGCTTTACTCTTGCTGCTGAGTAA
- a CDS encoding fumarylacetoacetate hydrolase family protein has protein sequence MKIFAIGMNYTEHNKSLHGTLSKPERPVIFTKADSALLNNGKPFFIPDHLGRIEYETEVVVRISKLGKTIPQRFTHRYYDAVTVGIDFTAREMQKKLREAGQPWELAKGFDGSAVIGEWVDIQKFRDIQALHFRLDLNDKTVQEGCTSDMLYKVDEIISYISQYFTLKTGDLLYTGCPTGCGPVNIDDHLVGYLEDRKVLDFHCK, from the coding sequence ATGAAGATATTTGCCATCGGTATGAACTATACCGAACACAATAAATCGCTGCATGGTACGTTATCTAAACCAGAGCGTCCTGTCATCTTTACCAAGGCAGATTCTGCTTTGCTCAATAACGGCAAGCCTTTCTTCATCCCTGATCATCTGGGAAGAATAGAGTATGAAACCGAAGTAGTGGTCAGAATATCCAAGTTGGGAAAGACCATTCCGCAGCGTTTCACCCACCGCTATTACGATGCTGTAACCGTAGGTATCGACTTTACGGCACGCGAGATGCAGAAGAAGCTGCGCGAGGCTGGCCAGCCTTGGGAACTCGCCAAGGGATTCGACGGTTCTGCGGTTATCGGCGAATGGGTCGACATCCAGAAGTTCCGTGATATCCAGGCACTGCACTTCCGCCTCGACCTCAATGACAAGACCGTACAGGAAGGCTGCACGAGCGATATGCTCTACAAGGTAGATGAAATCATCTCCTATATCAGCCAGTACTTCACGCTCAAGACGGGCGACCTGCTCTATACCGGATGTCCTACAGGCTGCGGTCCTGTCAACATCGACGACCATCTCGTAGGCTATCTAGAAGACAGGAAGGTGCTCGATTTTCACTGTAAATAA
- the rplM gene encoding 50S ribosomal protein L13, with the protein MDTLSYKTISVNKETAKKEWVVIDATDQVVGRLCSKVAKLLRGKYKPTFTPHVDCGDNVIIINAAKVVFTGKKETDKVYTRYTGYPGGQRFNTPAELRKRPDGMDKILRHAIKGMLPKGPLGRSLMDNLFIYDGTEHKHEAQQPKAIDINQYK; encoded by the coding sequence ATGGACACATTAAGTTACAAGACTATTTCCGTAAACAAGGAAACAGCTAAGAAAGAGTGGGTCGTAATCGACGCTACCGACCAGGTTGTAGGTCGCCTCTGCTCTAAGGTTGCTAAATTGCTCCGCGGAAAGTACAAGCCAACTTTCACTCCACACGTAGATTGTGGTGACAACGTAATCATTATCAATGCCGCTAAGGTAGTTTTCACAGGTAAGAAGGAAACAGATAAGGTTTACACTCGTTACACTGGTTATCCAGGTGGTCAGCGCTTCAACACTCCAGCAGAGTTGCGCAAGCGTCCTGATGGAATGGACAAAATCCTCCGTCACGCTATCAAGGGTATGTTGCCAAAGGGCCCTCTTGGTCGTTCTTTGATGGACAACCTCTTCATTTACGATGGCACAGAGCACAAGCACGAGGCACAGCAGCCAAAGGCTATTGATATTAACCAGTATAAATAA